From the Candidatus Protochlamydia phocaeensis genome, the window TATTTATACGACGAATGCAGTAGAATCCCTTCATAGGCAATTTAGAAAAGTCACTAAAAATAAAGCTGTTTTTCCATCAGATGAGGCTTTATTTAAAATGCTTTTCTTAGCGGCTAGGGATATCTCTAAGAGATGGACAATGCCGAATAGGGAATGGAAAACAGCCATTTCTTATTTAGCACTTGCTTATGGAGATCGACTGGGTATAGCTAATGGCTAAAACAATTTACACAGAAAAATTGACAGACTCAGAAAATATTTTAACAAATTTATTCAAATCTTTTCTCGCATTCTTTAATATATTGTTTGATGGTCTCGGTTCTGTAACCGTTAGCTAATAGTTGATTAAAGCATTCAAGCGCTTTAAATGGACTTTTTTCTACAAACCTTCCCCATAAATAGTAACGACCAATTTGAAAAAGTGCATCTAAATCACCTGATTGAGCCGCGAGTTGATAGTATTTGAAAGCTTGCTCATAGGACTGCTTAATTTCTCCTTCATAAATCTCGGCTAACTTTCTTTGAGCGGAAGGGTTACCTTGATCAGCAGCGAGTTTATAATAATAGATGGCTTGATTAAAGTCCTTTTCTACCCCTGCCCCATAAACATAAGAGTAAGCCACAAAATATTGACCATTTGGATCTCCTTGATCAGCTGCCAATTTGTAATATTTAAAAGCATTTTCATTAGATTGCTTAACACCATTTCCTAAAGCATATAATTCTCCTATTTTATAGTAGGCTGTGGCATTTCCTTGATTGGCAGCGAGTTGATAATATTGAAAAGCTTGTTCATAGGATTTTTCTGTTTCACTAAAGAGACCGCATTTTAGCTGGCAATTAGGATCTTGTCTTTCAGCTCCTAATTTAAAATATTTAATAGCTTCACTATTTGACTGTTCTAATCCTATTCCGTGCTCATAATAAATTCCTAAGTCATATATAGATTCTTGATCTCCTTGCTCAGCCGCTAATTTGAGGTAGTGTCTAGCTTCGTCGTAATTTTGTTTTTCTTCATACAATGCAACGAGTGCCCGATAGGCTGGTAATAATTTTTGATCGGCTGCTAATTTCAAGTACTTGAAAGCATCTTCGGTGGATTGTTTAATGCCTCTTCCTGATAAATAGCATATCCCTATATTGTACTGGGCTTCAGCCAATCCTTGATCAGCAGCTTTTTTACAATACTTGAAAGCATCATATTCAGATTCCTTAGTTCCTCTTCCAGTCCAGTAGAATGTTGCTATACATAATTGCGCTTCTAGGTCTCCTTGATCAGCTCTTTCTTTTAAAAGATAAAAAGTTCGCTCTTCATCCTTCATGGTTTCGAGAGCTTGGATAACCTCCTGATTAGTTTGAGCTAAATTATAATATCGCTGTGATTCTTCTTCTGATTTTTCCAAACCAAAGCCTTTAGCAAAAGCTTCAGCAAGCGCAATCTGAGATAGTGAGTCATTTTGAGAAGCTCCAAGTTTGAAATACTCAATTGCTTTGGCAATAAAAGCGTCATCTTTCATTTTTTTATAGCAATTTCCTGCATGATAATAACCGGAAGTTAATCCGTTTTGAGCGGCAAGAATGTAATAATTAATAGCCTTTTCAAGAGATTGCTTTGTTCCAATGCCGTTTTCGCAGCATTCTCCTAATATTTCTAGGGCATATGGTGACCCTTGATTAGCAGCTAATTGGTAATAATAGAATGCTTGCTTCGGAGACTTTTTTAATTCTAGTTCTTCTTTCAAATAGGCGTCTCCTAGCCTGATTTGTGCTAATAAGCATCCTCCTTCTGCGGCCATCTTGTAATAATAAAGAGCATTTTGAAAAGATTTTTTGATCCCTATACCCTGTTCAAAGCATTTGCCTAAATTGTGTTGAACTGTTGAAATTAAGGACGAATTACTCTCCGAGCCAAGTTGTATAATCAATTTGAAATAGTCAACGGCTTCATCTTCATGCATTTTATTCTTAATAAATAGTTCGGCTAAGGAATACATGGCTAGCGTGTTTTGTTTTTCAGCGGATAGTCTATAATAATAAATAGCTTGTTCTATTGATTTTTCAATGCCATTTCCTTCAGCGAAGCACTCAGCTAGATGAAAAAAACCAATTGGGCAATTTTGGCTTGCAGATAACTTATAATAATGAATGGCTTGTTTTATTGACTTTTCAACACCATTCCCATTTTCGAAGAGCCATCCCACTCCAGCCTGATATTCAGCATCTCCTTGGTCAGCGAGTTGTTTGTATAATTTGAATCTTCTTTGATGAAATAAATTTGCTTTTTTTACTGATTTTTCAACGCCAATCCCTTTTTCATAAGCATCTGCTAAATAAGACCAAGCACTCAAACATCCAGCATCAGCTGCTAATTGATAATAATAGATCGATTTTTCTATGAATTTATTTTTAGCATATAAGGCTCCTAATTTGGCCATAGCTCCCGCATCATCTTGATTTGCAGCTAATTCATAGTAATAAAAAGCTTGTTGGAGATTTTTTTTAATTCCTAGGCCATATTCGTATAAAAGAGCTAAACGAAACTGGGCCCTAGCCAGTCCTTGATCAGCGGCTAATTTGTAGTATTGAAAAGCTGATCGATAAGATTTTCTAATACCCTTTCCTTCCTCATAACATATACCAGTTATAAACTGGGCCTCTGCTAATCCTTGATCAGCTTCTAGCTTCCAGTTGCTAAAGGTTTCTTGTTCTGTGAAGCTTTGAGATTGAGAAAATATTAAATTAATATGTTTATGATGGATACTAATAGCATCACATAATTCCCAATAAATCACTTCTTGTTTTTTCATCGAGAGATATTCTAGTGACATTTTCGCATCTCCTATCATAAATCTAAAAATGGAAAAGATTATTTAATAGAGACTTTAATGACTCGCTATCTTAAAAGCGTGAGTTTTAAGATAAGATTGGTTTTGATTCGAGATAATCGAATGAACAAGGGTTTGTTCTTTTATGCTATCACGTAATATTTCAAATTTTTGAATATATTTTTGAATAATTAAATGCTTATTTTCCCAA encodes:
- a CDS encoding SEL1-like repeat protein, with amino-acid sequence MSLEYLSMKKQEVIYWELCDAISIHHKHINLIFSQSQSFTEQETFSNWKLEADQGLAEAQFITGICYEEGKGIRKSYRSAFQYYKLAADQGLARAQFRLALLYEYGLGIKKNLQQAFYYYELAANQDDAGAMAKLGALYAKNKFIEKSIYYYQLAADAGCLSAWSYLADAYEKGIGVEKSVKKANLFHQRRFKLYKQLADQGDAEYQAGVGWLFENGNGVEKSIKQAIHYYKLSASQNCPIGFFHLAECFAEGNGIEKSIEQAIYYYRLSAEKQNTLAMYSLAELFIKNKMHEDEAVDYFKLIIQLGSESNSSLISTVQHNLGKCFEQGIGIKKSFQNALYYYKMAAEGGCLLAQIRLGDAYLKEELELKKSPKQAFYYYQLAANQGSPYALEILGECCENGIGTKQSLEKAINYYILAAQNGLTSGYYHAGNCYKKMKDDAFIAKAIEYFKLGASQNDSLSQIALAEAFAKGFGLEKSEEESQRYYNLAQTNQEVIQALETMKDEERTFYLLKERADQGDLEAQLCIATFYWTGRGTKESEYDAFKYCKKAADQGLAEAQYNIGICYLSGRGIKQSTEDAFKYLKLAADQKLLPAYRALVALYEEKQNYDEARHYLKLAAEQGDQESIYDLGIYYEHGIGLEQSNSEAIKYFKLGAERQDPNCQLKCGLFSETEKSYEQAFQYYQLAANQGNATAYYKIGELYALGNGVKQSNENAFKYYKLAADQGDPNGQYFVAYSYVYGAGVEKDFNQAIYYYKLAADQGNPSAQRKLAEIYEGEIKQSYEQAFKYYQLAAQSGDLDALFQIGRYYLWGRFVEKSPFKALECFNQLLANGYRTETIKQYIKECEKRFE